From the genome of Candidatus Kapaibacterium sp., one region includes:
- a CDS encoding IgGFc-binding protein, which translates to MELTSEGKEFWVCFQRNHEEGPKDTLSIMLFLTSQWESRAQITIAGLDWDTLVRIPAQAIVPVRIPPQAELRTVWRAERLAVHVQSDTPIAVYGLNRRRQSTDTYMALPLSVLGTEYRVMTYRRLSAYFVSQVAVIATADSTEVTIMPAEVWGSAGVGVERGASAVAYPQRLWLQRGQVYQIQGPSGGEPADLTGMLIRASKPVAVFSGHVCAYVPLTVPACNHLVEQLPPVQAWGRHYYVGKLRWRSRYVVRVVAHYPETRLFVNDRWVKNLTSGEFWEQTFTENVQISSDKPILVAQFSEGYQSGDSIGDPMMLLLTPTQQFLRRYRFATPVQGSWRHFLNVIVPISVLSSLRFNGAPVRANFERIGNSSYAVAALEIPYGSHSIEADEPFGLYAYGFGYGPDSYDAYGNPVGQAFVDVEQQRDFLPPFAEIDQVGSSVNALVRDDRPTDRGLQEVRVLRSENLEGRLSPVSPGMLRTELRFTPADPRRAGYAILAMTDMAGNRSAVTLCYSYDLREERFIFVLCEGEQENCSSPVRLWSVGAFVQVANVQHAAAVPRSGNLPPMYGVFGDAMGWGSGVGVVVGYRVGPHWGFVGRLVLEGYGGRLQAPDTVLQQVRQTDGSIAVFQEERDLALRMPYFGISLGGTWFPLARLYLQGELQIHWRLGNVVELRRRILQPPGYIYSETRTPLLTEPVTTFSSLRPFYWSAALAAGLQYPFSPRSLLLVEVVHTRGLSYLVSIGRWRVAQIGIRVGMLHRWWY; encoded by the coding sequence AAAAGATACACTGAGCATCATGCTTTTCCTAACTAGCCAATGGGAAAGCCGAGCTCAGATTACGATCGCTGGCTTGGACTGGGATACGCTCGTCCGAATTCCTGCGCAGGCGATTGTGCCCGTAAGGATACCCCCGCAGGCAGAGCTCCGAACTGTGTGGAGAGCAGAACGTTTGGCAGTCCACGTGCAGTCCGATACCCCAATAGCTGTCTACGGACTGAATCGACGTCGGCAGAGTACGGATACATATATGGCGCTGCCACTCTCGGTATTAGGGACGGAATATCGTGTGATGACATATCGGCGGCTCTCCGCATACTTTGTGTCGCAAGTGGCTGTTATTGCAACTGCCGATAGCACAGAGGTTACCATCATGCCCGCGGAAGTCTGGGGGTCTGCAGGCGTAGGTGTAGAGCGTGGGGCTAGCGCTGTTGCATATCCTCAGCGGCTTTGGCTTCAGCGCGGTCAAGTGTACCAGATACAAGGCCCTTCAGGAGGGGAGCCCGCAGATCTGACGGGGATGCTTATCCGCGCATCAAAGCCCGTGGCGGTCTTCAGCGGGCACGTTTGTGCATATGTGCCGCTTACTGTGCCGGCCTGCAATCATTTGGTGGAGCAGCTACCACCGGTGCAAGCATGGGGGCGCCATTACTACGTCGGCAAGCTACGATGGCGTTCGCGTTACGTCGTTCGGGTTGTGGCACACTATCCGGAGACACGCCTCTTTGTCAACGACCGATGGGTGAAGAACCTAACATCGGGCGAATTTTGGGAACAAACGTTCACAGAGAATGTGCAGATTTCCTCTGACAAGCCTATCCTCGTTGCTCAATTTTCGGAAGGCTATCAAAGTGGCGATTCTATCGGCGACCCAATGATGTTACTCCTGACTCCGACGCAGCAATTCCTTCGTCGCTACCGGTTTGCGACGCCTGTCCAAGGATCCTGGCGCCACTTCCTAAATGTAATCGTTCCCATCTCGGTGCTCTCCTCGCTCCGCTTCAATGGGGCTCCAGTACGTGCTAACTTTGAGCGGATTGGAAATAGCTCGTATGCAGTAGCAGCACTTGAGATCCCTTACGGCTCCCACTCGATAGAGGCAGACGAACCCTTCGGACTCTACGCGTACGGCTTCGGATATGGTCCGGATTCGTACGACGCCTACGGTAACCCAGTCGGGCAGGCCTTTGTGGACGTGGAGCAACAGCGCGATTTCCTCCCTCCCTTTGCGGAGATTGACCAGGTAGGGAGCTCCGTAAATGCCTTAGTGCGGGATGACCGGCCTACGGATAGGGGGTTACAAGAAGTGCGAGTGCTGCGAAGCGAGAATCTCGAGGGGAGGCTGTCCCCAGTTTCGCCTGGTATGCTACGTACAGAGCTGCGCTTTACTCCTGCGGACCCGAGGCGTGCTGGATACGCTATCCTTGCAATGACCGACATGGCGGGTAACCGTTCAGCAGTAACGCTCTGCTATAGCTACGACCTACGGGAGGAGCGGTTCATCTTCGTTCTCTGCGAAGGTGAGCAAGAGAATTGCTCGTCACCAGTTCGGTTGTGGTCGGTCGGGGCTTTCGTTCAGGTTGCTAATGTCCAGCACGCAGCGGCAGTGCCCCGGAGTGGGAATCTCCCGCCGATGTACGGCGTCTTCGGAGACGCGATGGGCTGGGGGAGCGGAGTGGGTGTAGTTGTGGGATATCGAGTGGGCCCACACTGGGGCTTCGTAGGCCGATTGGTGTTGGAAGGTTATGGAGGGAGGCTGCAAGCCCCGGATACGGTACTCCAGCAGGTTCGGCAGACCGATGGTTCAATTGCCGTGTTCCAGGAGGAACGGGACCTCGCACTTCGAATGCCCTACTTCGGAATCAGTCTGGGGGGCACTTGGTTCCCACTCGCACGGCTGTATCTCCAGGGTGAACTCCAGATACATTGGCGACTCGGCAATGTCGTTGAGCTACGCCGCCGCATCTTACAGCCCCCAGGGTATATCTACAGTGAGACTCGGACTCCCCTGCTTACAGAACCCGTCACTACGTTTTCTTCTTTACGTCCGTTCTACTGGAGTGCAGCCTTAGCGGCGGGGTTGCAGTACCCGTTTTCTCCTCGCAGCCTACTGTTAGTGGAGGTTGTTCACACTCGCGGTCTCTCCTACCTGGTCAGTATAGGGCGATGGCGAGTAGCTCAGATTGGCATCCGCGTCGGAATGCTCCACCGCTGGTGGTACTAG
- a CDS encoding 50S ribosomal protein L25, with amino-acid sequence MAEAVALTVQRRPTGKSAVRSLRRQGLVPGVLYGGGIPPIPVAAHSLMLRRLLTQQEVRVFKLSVDGESSTYDCILKDAAFDPVTDALIHFDLQIITADRPIEVEVPVILSGTPIGVTKGGILEHFVHKVRISCLPQHLPEHLAVDISGLEVGQSIHIRDLSFPNIRILEHGDTVVATVVASTVSEEETSS; translated from the coding sequence ATGGCCGAAGCCGTCGCCCTGACAGTGCAACGACGTCCGACTGGAAAGTCTGCAGTTCGTTCTCTACGACGCCAAGGATTGGTACCGGGAGTTCTCTACGGCGGAGGTATCCCGCCAATCCCGGTCGCTGCCCACTCTCTGATGCTTCGCCGACTCCTTACCCAGCAAGAGGTGCGCGTCTTCAAGCTCAGCGTAGATGGTGAAAGCTCTACTTACGACTGCATTCTCAAGGATGCTGCATTCGACCCTGTCACTGATGCCCTCATCCACTTCGACCTCCAAATCATCACGGCAGATCGGCCAATAGAGGTTGAAGTACCTGTCATCCTGAGCGGAACGCCGATTGGAGTAACCAAAGGCGGTATCCTAGAGCACTTCGTACATAAAGTTCGAATCAGCTGCTTGCCCCAACACTTGCCGGAGCACCTTGCAGTTGACATCTCCGGATTAGAGGTTGGCCAATCGATCCACATTCGGGACCTTTCCTTTCCTAACATCCGGATTCTGGAGCACGGAGACACAGTAGTGGCGACCGTGGTGGCCTCAACCGTTTCGGAAGAAGAAACCAGTTCCTAG
- a CDS encoding ribose-phosphate pyrophosphokinase gives MEELKIVSGRSNPELAARIAEALGCTLAQVTIRNFSDGEIWVKYEENIRGVDLFIVQSTHAPADNLLELLILIDAARRASARRITAVIPYFGYARQDRKDQPRVSITAKLVANLITKAGADRVITMDLHSPQIQGFFDIPLDHLYAATVLIKALWEEHLSNVAVVAPDVGSARLARLYAKRLDADLVLVDKRRPDHNVAEVAHVIGDVEGKNAIIVDDIIDTAGTFVQCAETLKKAGAQRVIGACTHPVLSGNAIERIERSDAISHVYVTDTIPLRRPSRKLQVISVAHLFAEAIVRIHENTSISSLFEIVR, from the coding sequence ATGGAGGAACTCAAAATTGTCTCCGGGCGCTCTAATCCTGAATTAGCAGCTCGCATCGCTGAAGCACTCGGATGTACCCTCGCTCAGGTCACCATCCGCAACTTCAGCGACGGTGAAATCTGGGTCAAGTACGAGGAAAATATCCGGGGAGTAGACCTCTTCATTGTTCAGTCCACACACGCACCGGCAGACAACCTACTAGAGCTCTTAATCCTGATAGACGCTGCTCGACGTGCTTCTGCCCGCCGAATCACAGCGGTAATTCCCTACTTCGGCTACGCACGTCAGGACCGGAAGGACCAGCCCAGAGTTTCGATTACAGCCAAGCTGGTAGCCAATCTCATCACTAAAGCGGGAGCTGATCGTGTCATCACGATGGATCTCCACTCACCTCAGATCCAGGGTTTCTTTGACATCCCGCTGGATCACCTCTATGCTGCGACGGTACTCATCAAAGCCCTGTGGGAAGAGCACCTCAGCAACGTTGCTGTAGTAGCTCCTGATGTCGGAAGCGCTCGCCTAGCGCGGCTCTATGCCAAGCGTTTAGATGCCGATTTGGTGTTAGTAGACAAGCGACGACCTGACCACAACGTTGCGGAGGTCGCCCATGTTATCGGCGACGTAGAGGGGAAGAACGCCATTATTGTGGACGACATCATTGATACCGCTGGGACGTTCGTACAGTGCGCGGAGACCTTAAAGAAGGCCGGAGCACAGCGAGTCATTGGCGCCTGTACGCACCCTGTGCTTTCCGGGAACGCGATTGAGCGCATAGAGCGTAGTGACGCCATTTCGCACGTGTATGTTACGGACACCATTCCTCTACGCCGTCCTTCTCGGAAACTTCAGGTTATTTCCGTTGCCCACCTATTTGCCGAAGCCATCGTTCGGATTCACGAGAATACCTCTATCAGCTCGTTGTTTGAGATTGTTCGCTAA
- the speD gene encoding adenosylmethionine decarboxylase, translated as MQALGRQILIELYQCDPRILNSEEQIRAILVEAASRSGATIVSDTFHTFSPHGVSGVVVIAESHVSIHTWPEYGYAAVDVFTCGDRIDPWVIAEYLHRELRAQSSSSMELKRGLFREAVQHRPLVAEEPVVP; from the coding sequence ATGCAGGCACTCGGAAGGCAGATCTTGATCGAGCTCTATCAGTGTGATCCCCGAATTCTCAACTCAGAGGAGCAGATTCGGGCAATTCTGGTAGAGGCAGCTAGCCGCTCTGGTGCTACAATTGTATCAGACACTTTCCACACCTTCAGCCCTCACGGGGTAAGTGGTGTGGTGGTGATTGCTGAGTCCCACGTGTCTATCCACACGTGGCCGGAGTATGGCTATGCAGCAGTGGATGTCTTCACCTGTGGGGACCGCATTGATCCTTGGGTCATTGCGGAGTATCTTCACCGCGAGCTTCGGGCACAGAGTAGCTCTTCTATGGAGCTGAAGCGGGGGCTCTTCCGTGAAGCCGTCCAGCATAGGCCGCTGGTGGCAGAAGAGCCAGTTGTGCCGTAG
- the speE gene encoding polyamine aminopropyltransferase: protein MSGELRYAEYFSARAGVTTDVEAILYDGRSSHQRITVLLSPTFGRMLLLDGAVMVTEWDEFIYHETLVHPALFLLPQPRKVLVVGGGDGGSVREILRHPSVEGVDVVEIDEEVVRVARRFLPTVASCLGDPRVRIYYQDGAQFVAERSKATYDVVIVDAPDPIGIGGSLFTETFYQHCWRILRSDGVLVLQSGSPLHPAYREALPRVQGTLQTLFRHVAPYWAPVPTYPTGIWTFTIASRRWHPTKDYDLNQAWGRYRSLAGKLRYYTPELHTAAFALPAFIVELLGLAASEVA, encoded by the coding sequence GTGAGTGGTGAGTTACGGTACGCCGAGTACTTCTCGGCACGTGCAGGGGTAACAACAGACGTCGAAGCAATTCTCTACGACGGCCGTAGCTCTCACCAGCGCATCACTGTACTGCTGTCTCCCACCTTTGGTCGGATGCTTCTGCTGGACGGAGCCGTCATGGTAACGGAGTGGGACGAGTTCATCTACCACGAAACATTGGTCCATCCTGCGCTTTTTCTGTTGCCCCAGCCGAGAAAGGTGTTGGTTGTGGGAGGTGGTGATGGTGGGAGCGTACGAGAGATCTTGCGTCATCCATCAGTAGAGGGCGTAGACGTAGTGGAGATCGATGAAGAGGTGGTAAGGGTCGCGCGGCGCTTCTTACCGACAGTTGCCTCCTGCTTGGGTGATCCAAGGGTGCGCATCTACTACCAAGATGGAGCTCAGTTCGTTGCAGAGAGATCGAAAGCTACGTATGATGTCGTCATCGTAGATGCACCTGATCCAATAGGCATTGGGGGGAGCTTATTTACGGAGACGTTCTATCAGCACTGTTGGCGCATTTTGAGGAGTGACGGGGTTCTAGTACTCCAGTCAGGCTCACCCCTCCATCCAGCCTACCGAGAGGCTCTTCCGCGTGTTCAAGGAACGCTGCAGACGCTTTTCCGACACGTTGCCCCATACTGGGCTCCTGTCCCCACGTATCCAACGGGTATATGGACATTCACCATTGCCTCGCGTCGATGGCACCCTACAAAGGACTATGACCTAAATCAGGCATGGGGACGGTATCGTAGCCTTGCAGGCAAGCTACGGTACTATACGCCTGAGCTTCACACAGCCGCGTTTGCTCTCCCGGCGTTCATAGTAGAATTGCTGGGCTTAGCTGCCTCGGAGGTGGCGTAG
- a CDS encoding glycosyltransferase family 4 protein codes for MRWAFLSQVWPEEQDTIVSGSSVQVYYIARELARRGESVLVLLSGHRQQWEGYEGTLHVVSLPAVSKGLRGWLYPSWMRRAEGILKEFGPDVIYQRGKLPETILAARYARRYDTLFVWCSNADNSALRWKFVRKRLQYRWRPLWLLPARIAEAAVADYMIERSLRSAGLVVAQTHYQQQTLALALGREPAVIGSGHPLPPPPSRDAEIVPTVLWLANLTPMKQPLSFVRLAQRLQHTPARFVMAGAAPNPRLLADVCREAEGLHNFAYIGAVPFAATYQLFACSHLFVLTSLFEGLPNTLIQACLYGVPTISLRNDPDRLIETYGIGEVAPDENSLAQAVERWIEDSERRRVAGERAYALAQARFDIRIVVDELFALVLRHLRGS; via the coding sequence ATGCGCTGGGCATTCCTGTCGCAAGTGTGGCCTGAGGAACAAGACACGATTGTCTCGGGTTCCAGTGTGCAGGTCTACTACATCGCTCGCGAACTGGCCCGGCGCGGAGAGTCTGTTCTCGTCCTACTCTCTGGACATCGGCAGCAATGGGAGGGATATGAAGGTACTCTGCATGTGGTGTCGTTACCTGCTGTGAGCAAAGGCCTCCGCGGATGGCTATATCCAAGCTGGATGCGGCGAGCAGAGGGTATCCTCAAGGAGTTTGGTCCTGACGTTATCTACCAGCGTGGCAAACTACCAGAGACCATCTTGGCCGCTCGCTATGCCCGCCGCTATGATACACTCTTCGTTTGGTGTAGCAATGCTGACAACAGTGCTCTGCGGTGGAAATTCGTCCGCAAGCGCTTGCAGTATCGTTGGCGTCCTCTATGGTTGCTCCCTGCCCGCATAGCCGAGGCCGCAGTTGCAGACTACATGATCGAGCGGTCGCTGCGGTCTGCAGGACTCGTCGTTGCCCAGACTCACTACCAACAGCAGACACTCGCTCTCGCTTTAGGCAGAGAGCCCGCGGTTATTGGCTCTGGGCACCCATTGCCACCACCTCCTTCACGGGATGCAGAAATTGTCCCAACTGTTCTGTGGCTAGCAAACTTAACACCTATGAAGCAGCCGCTCTCCTTCGTACGCTTAGCCCAACGTTTGCAACACACCCCTGCACGGTTCGTTATGGCAGGAGCTGCTCCCAACCCACGGCTCCTTGCTGATGTCTGCAGAGAGGCTGAAGGTCTCCACAACTTCGCCTACATAGGAGCCGTGCCATTTGCAGCCACTTACCAGCTCTTCGCTTGCTCTCATCTCTTCGTGCTCACCTCACTGTTCGAGGGCTTACCAAATACGCTCATCCAGGCTTGCCTCTATGGCGTACCGACCATCAGCCTCCGGAATGATCCAGATAGACTCATCGAGACCTATGGTATCGGCGAAGTAGCGCCAGACGAGAACTCTCTCGCTCAGGCAGTAGAACGGTGGATAGAAGACTCGGAGCGACGCCGCGTTGCTGGCGAACGTGCCTACGCCCTCGCACAAGCCCGGTTCGATATCCGCATCGTTGTTGACGAACTGTTTGCCCTCGTCCTACGCCACCTCCGAGGCAGCTAA
- a CDS encoding DegT/DnrJ/EryC1/StrS family aminotransferase, with protein MPDWKVERCNLRRQTVALLPELLRVAEEVLRSGVYILGPQLEAFEHEFAQFLGVCYAVGVASGTEALALALAAVGVKAGDEVVTTPFTAIPTIAAIVMVGARPVFVDIDPETYTLNPELLPRALSPRTRAILPVHLFGHCAEMNAILEIAHSAGLPVIEDAAQAHGSRYYGRLAGTMGTMGCFSFYPTKNIGGYGDAGAVVTNDEELAMKLRLLRNYGQTSPYRSILPGYNSRLDELQAAFLRIKLRHVERWNQQRAELAALYRQLLDIPEVQHPIVRSGHTPNWHQYVIRAKRRDALWDYLTSQGIQANVYYPLPAHLQKAYAYLGYREGDFPEAELAAQSVLALPMFPEMTPEEVELVVATIRSFYGHT; from the coding sequence ATGCCCGATTGGAAAGTAGAGCGGTGTAATCTTCGTCGTCAGACGGTAGCCCTACTACCGGAGCTCCTTCGAGTGGCCGAAGAGGTGCTGCGGAGTGGGGTTTACATCTTAGGACCACAGCTGGAAGCATTTGAGCATGAATTCGCCCAGTTCTTGGGGGTCTGCTATGCCGTCGGAGTTGCCTCAGGCACCGAAGCCTTGGCTTTGGCACTGGCAGCAGTTGGAGTCAAAGCAGGAGACGAGGTTGTCACTACGCCTTTCACCGCCATCCCGACGATCGCTGCTATCGTCATGGTAGGAGCACGTCCGGTCTTCGTGGATATTGACCCAGAGACTTACACTCTCAATCCTGAGCTCCTCCCGCGTGCTCTTTCTCCGAGGACTCGGGCAATCCTCCCTGTTCACCTCTTTGGGCACTGCGCAGAGATGAACGCTATCTTAGAGATCGCTCATTCGGCAGGGCTCCCTGTCATCGAGGATGCTGCACAAGCCCATGGTAGCCGCTACTACGGACGCCTTGCCGGTACGATGGGCACAATGGGCTGTTTCAGCTTCTACCCCACGAAGAACATCGGCGGATACGGGGATGCTGGAGCAGTTGTAACGAATGATGAGGAACTGGCTATGAAGTTACGGTTGCTGCGCAATTACGGCCAGACCTCCCCCTACCGTAGTATCCTCCCTGGCTACAATAGCCGGCTCGATGAACTCCAGGCTGCTTTCCTGCGCATCAAACTGCGCCACGTAGAGCGCTGGAATCAGCAACGTGCCGAACTGGCAGCACTCTACCGCCAGCTCTTAGACATCCCCGAAGTGCAACATCCCATAGTGCGCTCAGGCCATACTCCCAACTGGCACCAGTATGTCATCAGAGCCAAGCGCCGCGACGCGCTATGGGATTACCTGACCTCGCAAGGAATCCAGGCGAACGTCTACTATCCGCTCCCGGCTCACCTACAGAAGGCCTATGCATACTTGGGCTATCGGGAGGGGGACTTCCCTGAGGCAGAATTGGCAGCACAATCTGTGCTCGCACTCCCCATGTTTCCTGAAATGACTCCAGAGGAGGTAGAGCTGGTCGTAGCCACCATTCGCTCTTTCTACGGACACACGTAG
- a CDS encoding phosphatase PAP2 family protein, with product MELAKSSERLSPFLRFGLSWLPTYRWHWHAHDVYTLGLLCVYSACAIALYPWVEHASLWLLLNALIAMLIVLLAWADRTGAPPWIQLLHWFYLPPVIYLMYQQVHAYVPVVNPHLYDELLIAWDYALFNTHPTHWLARFANPVLTEYLQTAYMLFYFLPLLHGVELLTSRRFQQVQKLARSMSFGFYFSYLCYFALPAIGPRFTLHDFSQLDEELPGLWLTPTWRQYVNAGGGIPEGSPNPEQHVHRDCMPSGHTMMTLVNLILAFRFRSRTRRLLAVIGGSLIVATVYLRYHYAVDVLAGALCALFVLWLEPRIYRWLVQRGWVREKLYARLESRAV from the coding sequence ATGGAGTTGGCGAAGTCCTCTGAGCGGTTGTCGCCTTTCCTACGGTTCGGACTCTCATGGCTCCCCACGTACCGATGGCACTGGCATGCCCATGACGTTTACACGCTTGGGCTCCTCTGTGTCTACAGCGCTTGCGCGATCGCACTCTACCCGTGGGTTGAGCATGCCTCGCTCTGGCTGTTGCTGAACGCCCTCATTGCGATGCTGATTGTCCTGCTGGCATGGGCAGACCGGACGGGGGCTCCTCCCTGGATTCAGCTCCTCCACTGGTTCTACCTGCCACCAGTCATCTACCTGATGTACCAACAGGTCCACGCCTATGTCCCCGTCGTCAACCCTCACCTCTACGATGAGCTACTTATCGCATGGGACTATGCCCTCTTCAACACCCATCCGACTCATTGGCTCGCCCGCTTTGCAAACCCGGTCCTGACGGAGTACTTACAGACAGCCTACATGCTCTTCTACTTCCTGCCACTGCTCCACGGAGTGGAACTATTGACCTCACGGCGGTTTCAGCAGGTACAAAAGCTAGCTCGTTCCATGTCATTTGGCTTCTACTTCTCGTACCTCTGCTACTTCGCTCTGCCAGCTATAGGCCCTCGGTTTACCCTCCATGATTTCTCACAGCTGGACGAGGAGCTGCCAGGGCTCTGGCTGACGCCCACATGGCGTCAATACGTCAATGCAGGCGGTGGTATCCCTGAAGGTAGTCCCAATCCCGAACAACACGTCCACCGCGACTGTATGCCCAGTGGACACACGATGATGACACTGGTCAACCTCATCCTAGCTTTCCGTTTCCGCTCACGCACCCGACGGCTGCTAGCAGTGATTGGGGGAAGCCTGATAGTGGCGACTGTCTACCTACGCTATCACTACGCAGTAGATGTTCTTGCCGGAGCTTTGTGTGCGCTCTTCGTGCTTTGGCTCGAGCCGCGAATATACCGATGGCTTGTTCAGCGTGGATGGGTGCGGGAGAAACTCTATGCCCGATTGGAAAGTAGAGCGGTGTAA
- the rsmA gene encoding 16S rRNA (adenine(1518)-N(6)/adenine(1519)-N(6))-dimethyltransferase RsmA, whose protein sequence is MQPYALPRSPLCAPRKRWGQHFLRDQRYARQIVQLLRATPGDTVLEIGPGTGALTQHLLELPVRLIAVELDDRCVDFLRRRFPPTTFPQAEFIQGDILKYDLAETARQALELSGRKLLVIGNLPYNISSPVLFQLFALAPLLARAVVMLQREVARRLVAVPRTKEYGILSVACWVVAKAQLCFHVSPAAFIPPPKVVSSVVTLEFRAAPLTGPAYEAFLNFLHAAFGQRRKQLKNALSEYVASRSSRLSVEELLHRAGISPSSRAEELSPEQLVHLYSTIAAEAHGVGEVL, encoded by the coding sequence GTGCAGCCTTACGCTCTTCCGCGTAGCCCCCTGTGTGCACCTCGGAAGCGTTGGGGACAGCACTTCCTGCGGGACCAGCGGTATGCTCGGCAAATAGTTCAGCTCCTCCGTGCTACCCCTGGCGATACAGTCCTTGAAATCGGGCCCGGAACCGGTGCACTGACCCAACACTTGCTCGAGCTCCCCGTTCGCCTGATCGCGGTTGAGCTGGACGACCGCTGTGTCGACTTCCTCCGCCGTCGGTTCCCTCCAACGACATTTCCACAGGCAGAGTTCATCCAGGGCGACATCTTGAAGTATGACCTCGCTGAAACAGCTCGACAAGCCCTTGAGCTGAGCGGGCGCAAGCTGCTCGTGATCGGCAATCTGCCATACAATATCAGCTCCCCCGTGCTCTTCCAGCTCTTCGCCCTAGCTCCACTACTTGCCCGTGCCGTAGTGATGCTCCAGCGAGAGGTTGCTCGCCGACTCGTTGCAGTACCTCGGACAAAGGAGTACGGCATCCTTAGCGTTGCCTGTTGGGTCGTGGCCAAGGCACAGCTGTGTTTCCATGTGTCCCCAGCGGCGTTCATACCGCCGCCGAAAGTCGTCTCCTCAGTCGTTACCCTCGAGTTTCGAGCTGCACCGCTGACTGGCCCTGCATATGAGGCCTTCCTCAACTTCCTCCATGCTGCTTTCGGACAGCGTCGCAAGCAGCTCAAGAACGCACTCAGCGAATACGTTGCTTCCCGCTCTTCGCGTCTCTCTGTGGAGGAGCTACTGCACCGCGCGGGCATCTCTCCCAGCAGTCGCGCTGAGGAACTCTCCCCCGAACAGCTTGTGCATCTCTACTCCACAATAGCTGCAGAGGCACATGGAGTTGGCGAAGTCCTCTGA
- a CDS encoding HIT domain-containing protein: protein MERLWAPWRSHYVTSVAQDVAAGKCFLCEAVSSSPEHDEDLLIVARWDTCFAILNRYPYNSGHVLVVPNRHVGELQDLREEELCSLILQTRAVVTALQRRLTPHGFNIGLNLGRAAGAGLPDHLHIHVVPRWYGDTNFLPVTADVKVVSHALEDVYEHLRAALRSSA from the coding sequence ATGGAACGACTATGGGCGCCATGGAGGTCACACTATGTTACCTCTGTAGCACAGGACGTTGCTGCAGGTAAGTGCTTTCTGTGCGAAGCTGTAAGCAGCTCTCCAGAGCATGACGAAGACCTCCTAATTGTTGCACGGTGGGATACTTGCTTCGCTATCCTGAACCGGTACCCCTATAACAGCGGGCACGTGTTGGTTGTTCCGAACCGTCATGTTGGGGAGCTTCAGGATTTGAGGGAGGAAGAGCTGTGCAGCCTAATTCTCCAGACCCGTGCCGTTGTGACTGCGCTCCAGCGTCGCCTTACTCCACACGGTTTCAACATAGGGCTGAACCTCGGTCGTGCCGCAGGGGCAGGTTTGCCTGATCATCTCCACATCCACGTGGTCCCCCGCTGGTATGGGGATACAAATTTCCTTCCCGTCACTGCTGATGTCAAGGTCGTCTCCCACGCACTGGAAGATGTCTACGAGCATCTCCGTGCAGCCTTACGCTCTTCCGCGTAG